Below is a window of Rhodopseudomonas sp. P2A-2r DNA.
GTGTGCGGCCTTGTGGTACGCGTCGGTGTACTTCACCACATTGGCGTTGACGTCCGTGAAGACCTTGCGGATGTCATCGCTGCTGATGCCTGCGCCGAAGGCGGTCATGGCAACCTTCAGGCTGGCAAGCGCCTTCTCGGCCTGTTCGGCGGATGCCTGATCGTGCCGCGAGATCACCTTTTCCACATTCAGTCGGGCCGTCATCAACTGCTTCAAGGCCTCGCCGGCCACCACCATACTGTTGGCGCTACCGGCCTTGCTGACCGCCATGGACTGCAAATCCTCGATCTCGGCGCGTGCCTTGCGGCCGATCGGATCGATCACCTCGGCGACTAGTTTGTTCTGCTCGCGCTTGAGCCCGATCAGCCTGTCGAAATCCTTGCCGTAGCGCTGAAACTCATCGTTGATATGGGAAATCTTGGCCCGGCGCTCCGGATTTTTGACCTGGGCGAGGCCCTCGGCGATCCGCGCCGCGACCGTCTCCCGCTGCTTCTGCGCCGGCTCGACCAGCGCTTCTTCACCCGATGCGGAATATTCTCGGACGAAGCGCCGCAACGCGACAAATTCGCGGTCCATTTCCCGGGCAATGCCGACGATCTTGACGCGCTGGTTAAAGCCGGCGAACCCTTCGGACACCCTGTTGAAGCCGCGATAGGACGTCACCGACAGGACCGCGGTCAGCGCCAGCACCACGGCAAAGCCGATCATGATCTTGGTGTTGATCCTGCGGTTGGTGAACACCCCGAACAGGCCGGAGGGAGTGGTACTGGCAGTCTTCGAAAACTTTCTCACGGTCTAAATCCTTCGATAGCAAAATGCGCGATGACGAGCGGGCGCAGGCGTGTTCAGGATGCGTCGATCAGGAAACGGCTGTTGCGCTTCTGGACGGGGCGCGCGTTGTTCGGAAACAAGGCGGCAAACTTCCTGATCTGCTCGGCGGATGCCTCGATGGGCTCCTTGTGGACGGTCCAGGTCAGGCCTTCCGAGCAGGGCGGCGTGGTCAGCGAGCCCATGTAGCGGAAATAGCCGCCGTTCCTGGGGAGCATCGCGCCGACATCGATCGTGCCGTTGACCCTTACCTCGGGGCCTTCCTTGGCCGGCAGTGAGTCGAAGAAGGTCTTCAGCGCCGCGTTGGCCGCGCCAGGCCGGATGAACACGCCGCTGACGGCGAGCGCGCCGTTGCCGGACTTGTGGACGAAGTGGCATTCGAGGTCGAAGTTCTTTCCCGCCAGCAGGTGCTCGCTCGGGTGATGGAAGTGAAACTGCAGCAGTTCGAAGCGTGTGCCGCCAATCACGGCGGCGCAGCCGGGATCGGCATTGACCTGGATGGTGTGACCGTTGTTGATCAGGTGCAAAGGCAGCGGCTTGTAGTCATAGTCGACCGTCCCGACGTCGCCTCTGATGGCGCTGGCGAGATCGATCGGCGTCTGTTCTAGGCCGAGCTGGCAAACCTTGAAGTCCGCTTGCAGTTCGCCCCACTTTTCCGGAGAGGTTTTACCTTCATAGCTCCAGTGCGCGGGCGCGCCGCCGTGCGCTGGCGCGTCCGAGGCCATTGCCGCGCCGGCCTTGAAGCAGCAAGCGCAGGCAAGTGCTCCGCGCATTAGCGAACGACGATCGGTTATCATGGTATGTTTCCTCAGTCGGGGCTGGATAGTTGACGTCCGGTATTTATGGATCTTTGTTGGCTACGAATTGGAGGGGCGCCCGGCGATACGGTCGGGAAATTCCGTCGCATCATAATCCAAGGGCCTCCCGGTTCGTAGCGGTTGTCCTGCAAGAGCTCTAATTGTAGTAAGGCGTCACGTAATTGATCAGCCGGAAATCCTGCGATCGAATTAGGTCGAAATACACGGTTGAGACGTGCGGTGCGCGATTCGAAGGCAAGGCGAGAGTGCCGTGTTTTTGAAAAGTTCCTGTTAATCCGTGGATTGACAGTTTCGTTCGAATTCAGCCAAAAACCCGTAAGATTACGGAGTCCTGTTTCGCATTTGCGAGTGGTCGACTTACCGCGCGAATGGTATTGCTTCCCGAGGTTCGGCTTGCTTCATCGATCGCGAATGGTACGCAGTCATGTCATTTCAATTCCACGACGATCCGCTCCATCGTCATCCGTTGATTCACACGCGCGAGCCGGATGAAATGCGGCATGAAATGCTCGCTCGATTCGGAGCCAGCGGGTTTGCCGCATCGACGAAGGGGCCGGCTTTCGAGGCGCGCAGCAATGGCGTCAATCTCGATTACCTGACATTGGCGTTCTGCGCCTATCATTCGGAGGCATCGGCGGAGTTTCCAGAGGCTGATTTTGCGCGTCTGCAGATCAACCTCAAGGGGCGTGCGGCCACGACGGTCAACGGTGAAACTGTGGACGTCACCGCACGGCAGGGCTGCATCTCGTCACCGGGCCGTGTTGCCAATCTGACGTTTGGCGCCGGTTATGAGCAACTCGTGCTGCGCATCGAACGCGATGCCATGAAGAGGAAGCTCGCGGCGCTGACAGGGACGCTGCCGAAAGGCGATCTGCTTTTCCATGAAGCATTTGATACTGAATCCGTCCGCGCGAAGGCGCTCCTGCGGCTGGTGGGTTTTTGCTGCGCCGAATTCAATGCGGAAGATGGCGCGATGCCTTCGGCAGTTCTGCGCGAACTAGAGCAGGCAATCGTGGTGGCCTTCCTCGCCGCGACGCGGCACGGCTTCAATCATCTGCTGGATGGCGATAGCCGCAATGGCGCCCCCTGGCATGTCCGGTACGCCGAGGAATTCATCGAAGCCAACTGGCGCAGTGCGATCGAAATCGAGGATCTGGTGCGGCTGACCGGCGTCAGCGCGCGAACGCTGGCGCGGGCCTTCTCGGCTCATCGTGGATATTCGCCGCGCGAGTTCGTCAAGCAGGTTCGCCTTCGACAAGCGCGATCGATGCTGGATGCAGGATCGTCCTCCGTCACCGTGACGGCGGTCGCGATCGCCTGCAACTTCAGTAGCCTCGGCCACTTTGCAAGGGACTATCGCGTGGCCTTCGGGGAGCTGCCGTCCGTCACGCTGGGGCGCAGCATCCGGAAACGTGCCTAGTTCACCGGGTCGGCCGCGATGGCGGCGAGCCTGCAATGCACACTAGCGCTTGAATACGATGATGACGGCGCCTGCCGCGATCAAGGCGATGCCGAGCCAGCCATTCAAGGAGGGGCGCTCGCCCAGGAAGACGACGGCGAACAGTGCCACCAGTACGACGCTTAGCTTGTCGATAGGCGCTACCAGCGACGCCGGTCCGAGTTTGAGCGCGCGAAAATAGCACAGCCACGACGCGCCGGTGCCGAGTCCGGACAGCACCAGAAACACCCATGTCTTTGTTGAGATTGCCGCGGGCGAGGTAAACTTGCCTGTTGCGAACAGGATCAGTGCCAGGCTGAGCAGCACCACGATGGTGCGGATGAACGTGGCGAGATCCGAATCGATGTCGCTGACGCCGATCTTGGCGAAGATCGCAGTCAGCGCGGCGAACACTGCCGACAGCAGTGCCCAGGCCTGCCAGGTCGAGAAGGTCTCGGCGTTCATGATCGGCTCACTCTGCGCTTTCCAGGCCTCATCCTGAGGAGCGGCGTCTTCGCCGCGTCTCGAAGGATGGGCCGTTCAACCCTATGGTTCGAGACGGCGCAAGGGCGCCTCCTCACCGTGAGGGGCATATGCGCTCTGTCTAGTTGCGGTCTTCCGGCAGCACCGGCAGCGGCGAGACCTCGATGCCTTCGTCGATCAGCGAACGCGCCTCGTCGGGCGTCGCCTCGCCATAGATCGGGCGATGCTCGATGTCGCCGTAATGCATCTTGCGCGCTTCGGTGGGAAACTGCTCGCCGACATTGTCGGCGTTCTTGGTGACGTGGTCGCGCAATTCCTTCAACTTGGCGCGCAGCTCGCGTTCCTGCGCCATCATCAGCGGAGTCGCGGGCACGGTGCTGACCTCGGTGGTCGCCTCGGGCTGAGGTGCCGGCGCGCCGTCCTTCTTCTTGCGGGCGATTTGCGGGGCCATGATGGCCTTCTCGACCTTGATCGAGCCGCAGGACGGACAGCTCACAAGCTTGCGCCTGATCTGCGAATCGTAGGCCGACGAACTCTGGAACCAGCTCTCGAACGCGTGGCCGCGGTCGCAGCGCAGGTTGTAGCGGATCATGTCGCTTCCCGGACGAGGTGAAGATAGTCCGGGCCGGCCTTGGGGTCGGTGACGCCGAAACGGCGGCCGTGCTGCAGCGACGGAATCGAAGCCCGCGCTTCGGTCACTCTGGCCGGATCGATCCGCGCCATGATGATGCCGGGCTCGGCGCCGGTGGCTTCGGCCAGCACCTTGCCCCAGGGATCGATGATCAGCGAATGGCCGTAGGTGGCGCGCTTGTTCTCGTGCACGCCGCCTTGGGCGGCGGCAAACACGAAGCAGCCGTTCTCGATGGCGCGGGCGCGCAGCAAGATGTGCCAGTGCGCCTCGCCGGTTTTCTGGGTAAAGGCGGAGGGCACGGTCAGGAACGCCGCGCCGCTCTCGGCCAGCGCGCGGTACAGCGCCGGGAAGCGTACGTCGTAGCAGATAGTGAGGCCGACGCGGCCCCACGGCAGGTCGGAGATGACGGCGCTCTCGCCGGGCTGGTAATTGGCGGATTCGCGGTAGCTCTCGCCGTTCGGCAGGTCGATGTCGAACATGTGGATCTTGTCGTAGCTCGCCAGCAGTTGGCCGTCCGGTCCGATCAGGAACGAACGGTTGGCGGCGCGGTCCGGCGTCGCCAGCACGGCCAGCGACCCCACATGCAGGTGGATTTTCAGTTCGGCCGCCAGCGCGCGATAGGCCTTCAGCGAGGCGTCGTTCTCCTCGGTCGCCAGATGCTTGAACAGCTCGGTGCGGTTGAGCTGCATCATGTTGCTGACCTCGGGAGTCTGCACGTAGTCGGCGCCGGCCGCGGCGGCCTCGCGGATCAGCGCGGTACCCTGCACAAGGCTATGCTCGGGCAGCAGGCCGGTGCGCATCTGCACCATGGCGGCATTGAAGGCGAGATCGGTCATGAACTGGCCTTTTCGCCCGCCAGCATGGCGTCAAGCTGGCCCTCGCGGTCCAGGGCGTAGAGATCGTCGCAGCCGCCGATGTTGCGGCCGTCGATGAAGATCTGCGGGAAGGTCGAGCCCTCGCCGGCGCGATCGAACATCTGCTGGCGCTTATCGGGATCGGTCGCCACGTCGTAATGGGTGAACGCCACTTTCTTGCGGTTCAGCAGCGAGATCGCTGCGCTGCAGTAGCCGCAGCCCGGACGGGTGTAGATTTCGACGGCAGCGGTCATGGCGCACGCTCTGTTGTGAATAATGCCCTGATTATATGGGAGCTTTGAGGGCGTCCACAACCCGCGCAAACACCAGCACGTCGACCTGGCGGGCGTGGGCGCGCAGCAATGCCCGTGCGCAGGCGTCGACGGTGGCGCCGGAGGTCAGCACGTCGTCGATCAGGATCACCCGGCGGCCCTGGATCTCGGGGCGGCGGTCCACCGCCACCTGGAAGGCGCCCTGGACGTTGCTGGCGCGTTCGGCGCGCGACAGCCCGACCTGGTGCTCGGTCGGGCGGATGCGGCGCAGCGCATCGCGAGCCACCGGCACGCCGCTATGCCGCGCGATGGCGCGGGCCAACGTCCCGGCCTGGTTGTAGCGGCGGCTCCAGCCGCGCCGCCAGTGCAGCGGCACCGGCACCAGCAGGTCGGCATCCTCGAGCAGTTCCCGTCCGGCGCGGGCCATCCAGCGCCCCATCGACGGCGCCAGGTCGGTGCGGTCGTGGTATTTCAGCGCATGAACCAGGGTCCGGGCGACCTCGTCATAGCGCACCGCCGCCCGCGCCCGCTGATAGGCCGGCGGGTCGGCGATGGCCTGCATCGACAAGAGGCCGGGGCCGGGGTCGTAGACGAAGGGAATGCCGAGCCGCGGACAGAACGGCGGCGCGATGAACGACAATTTCGCCCAGCACGTGGCGCAGAGCCTTCGCCAGCGACCGGTTCGCGGCATGCCACGCACAAGGTCGGCAGCGCGATGTCGAGCGCCGCGCGGGCGGTGTGATACCATGCCTGCCGGCACAGCCTCAGCGCGCCGCGCAAAGGCGTCGCGAGGGAACGTGAAGATGCAGCTTCGGCGTCCATGATCGAACGCTACTCTTGGCCATGCCGGCTCTCAAGTGCGTTGCCACAGGCCCGAAATCCGGCGTACCAAGCCGCATGGCCGCCAATCCCAATACCGCTCCGATCCTGTTCGACCGTGCCTTGCTGCGGTCGCGGCAGGCCCGTGCCGCAAAGCTCGGCGCGGAAGCTTTCCTGCTGGACCGGGTCGTCGCGGACCTGGATGATCGCCTGCAGGCGGTGCTGCGCAAGTTCACCGCTGCCGCCGACATCGGCACCCCCGGCGAGGGACTCCGTGCTGCGCTTGCGGCACGCATCGAAACGTTGACGCCGGTAGCTGTGCCCGACGACGAGCGCGAAGGCCTGCGGCTGGCGCCGGAATCCCTCGACCTCGCGGTCTCCGCGCTGGCGCTGCAGACGGTCAACGATCTCCCCGGCGTGCTGGCGCAGATCCGGCGCGCGCTGAAACCCGACGGCTTGCTGCTGGCGGCGACGCTGGGCGGCGATACGCTCACCGAGCTCAGGCAGTCCTTCGCGGCAGCCGAGGCCGAACTGGACGGCGGCGTGTCGCCGCGCGTCGCGCCATTCGCCGATTTGCGCGACATCGGCGCGCTGCTGCAGCGAACCGGTTTCGCGCTGCCGGTGACCGACGTCGATCGGATCGTGGTGCGCTACGACAGTGCCTTCGCGCTGATGCAGGATCTGCGCAGGATGGGCGCCACCAACGTGCTGGTCGAACGACGCCGCATCCCGCTGCGCCGCGCGACTCTTTTGCGCATGGCGGCGGTCTATGCCGAGCGTT
It encodes the following:
- a CDS encoding DUF1178 family protein translates to MIRYNLRCDRGHAFESWFQSSSAYDSQIRRKLVSCPSCGSIKVEKAIMAPQIARKKKDGAPAPQPEATTEVSTVPATPLMMAQERELRAKLKELRDHVTKNADNVGEQFPTEARKMHYGDIEHRPIYGEATPDEARSLIDEGIEVSPLPVLPEDRN
- a CDS encoding AraC family transcriptional regulator, coding for MSFQFHDDPLHRHPLIHTREPDEMRHEMLARFGASGFAASTKGPAFEARSNGVNLDYLTLAFCAYHSEASAEFPEADFARLQINLKGRAATTVNGETVDVTARQGCISSPGRVANLTFGAGYEQLVLRIERDAMKRKLAALTGTLPKGDLLFHEAFDTESVRAKALLRLVGFCCAEFNAEDGAMPSAVLRELEQAIVVAFLAATRHGFNHLLDGDSRNGAPWHVRYAEEFIEANWRSAIEIEDLVRLTGVSARTLARAFSAHRGYSPREFVKQVRLRQARSMLDAGSSSVTVTAVAIACNFSSLGHFARDYRVAFGELPSVTLGRSIRKRA
- the grxC gene encoding glutaredoxin 3 — protein: MTAAVEIYTRPGCGYCSAAISLLNRKKVAFTHYDVATDPDKRQQMFDRAGEGSTFPQIFIDGRNIGGCDDLYALDREGQLDAMLAGEKASS
- a CDS encoding carbon-nitrogen hydrolase family protein yields the protein MTDLAFNAAMVQMRTGLLPEHSLVQGTALIREAAAAGADYVQTPEVSNMMQLNRTELFKHLATEENDASLKAYRALAAELKIHLHVGSLAVLATPDRAANRSFLIGPDGQLLASYDKIHMFDIDLPNGESYRESANYQPGESAVISDLPWGRVGLTICYDVRFPALYRALAESGAAFLTVPSAFTQKTGEAHWHILLRARAIENGCFVFAAAQGGVHENKRATYGHSLIIDPWGKVLAEATGAEPGIIMARIDPARVTEARASIPSLQHGRRFGVTDPKAGPDYLHLVREAT
- a CDS encoding EamA family transporter translates to MNAETFSTWQAWALLSAVFAALTAIFAKIGVSDIDSDLATFIRTIVVLLSLALILFATGKFTSPAAISTKTWVFLVLSGLGTGASWLCYFRALKLGPASLVAPIDKLSVVLVALFAVVFLGERPSLNGWLGIALIAAGAVIIVFKR
- a CDS encoding carbonic anhydrase, which codes for MASDAPAHGGAPAHWSYEGKTSPEKWGELQADFKVCQLGLEQTPIDLASAIRGDVGTVDYDYKPLPLHLINNGHTIQVNADPGCAAVIGGTRFELLQFHFHHPSEHLLAGKNFDLECHFVHKSGNGALAVSGVFIRPGAANAALKTFFDSLPAKEGPEVRVNGTIDVGAMLPRNGGYFRYMGSLTTPPCSEGLTWTVHKEPIEASAEQIRKFAALFPNNARPVQKRNSRFLIDAS
- a CDS encoding methyltransferase domain-containing protein, with the translated sequence MAANPNTAPILFDRALLRSRQARAAKLGAEAFLLDRVVADLDDRLQAVLRKFTAAADIGTPGEGLRAALAARIETLTPVAVPDDEREGLRLAPESLDLAVSALALQTVNDLPGVLAQIRRALKPDGLLLAATLGGDTLTELRQSFAAAEAELDGGVSPRVAPFADLRDIGALLQRTGFALPVTDVDRIVVRYDSAFALMQDLRRMGATNVLVERRRIPLRRATLLRMAAVYAERFSDPDGRIRATFEVIWLSGWAPHESQQKPLRPGSAKASLADAVRGIKP